The following coding sequences are from one Kiritimatiellales bacterium window:
- a CDS encoding FCD domain-containing protein, with the protein MKAADQVLNWIETYIEENHLGEGDSLPSEHTIMAESGAGRSSVRETLSALKILGIIQSRQKSGIRIIRNPITLGFRHYFSDQYDDPEQYDDMVEFRMAMEWGLGTLIFKHINAPTIKALQSLVQEVEMLSNATLEDITLAEIEFHRILITGCGNRLAGLFVHVYEPIFRNWWTVKNFEQVDDYGKAWVQQHKGIVDALIQKNEKLFLKLLKKHTRPYL; encoded by the coding sequence TGGATTGAAACGTATATTGAGGAAAATCATCTGGGCGAAGGTGATTCGCTGCCCAGTGAGCATACCATTATGGCGGAGAGCGGCGCCGGGCGTTCTTCAGTTCGTGAAACGCTATCCGCCTTGAAAATCTTAGGGATCATCCAGTCTCGCCAGAAAAGCGGCATTCGCATTATTCGCAATCCGATTACACTGGGTTTCCGGCACTATTTTTCTGATCAGTATGATGACCCTGAACAGTATGACGATATGGTGGAATTCCGAATGGCAATGGAGTGGGGCCTGGGAACGCTTATTTTTAAGCACATTAACGCCCCGACCATCAAGGCGCTTCAGTCTCTTGTTCAAGAAGTGGAGATGTTAAGCAATGCCACCCTGGAAGATATTACTCTGGCCGAGATTGAATTTCACCGAATTTTAATCACCGGGTGTGGAAACCGGCTGGCCGGATTGTTTGTCCATGTGTATGAACCGATTTTTAGAAACTGGTGGACCGTTAAAAATTTTGAGCAAGTTGATGATTACGGCAAAGCCTGGGTTCAACAGCATAAAGGCATTGTTGATGCGCTCATTCAGAAAAATGAAAAACTGTTCTTGAAACTGCTCAAAAAACATACCCGGCCGTACCTTTAA